The Nitrospirota bacterium genome window below encodes:
- a CDS encoding sigma-54 dependent transcriptional regulator, whose product MSLLSILVVEDDEGVQSLLRRLLTQEGHQVTVVGNGQDAIRVAQEISVHVLLTDLKLPDIDGLAVLERILQIDSKVIGIVMTGYGSIDGAVKAMKVGAFDFLTKPFENESVIAVINKALEAHRRGLDTRGSRKSARVPYRAEQLVGTSEPIKRVLDFVSKVADHDSTVLIQGESGTGKELVARMLHFNSIRKDRPFVPVNCGAIPENLLESELFGHEKGAFTGAAHTRIGRFELAHGGTIFLDEIGELSLGLQVKLLRVLQERSFERVGGTKTIDVDVRVVAATNQDLEQAVEHKRFRQDLYYRLNVIPITTPSLKERRSDIPQLVNHFMERLNRTKQTAITGCSPEAMTCLMGHHWPGNIRELENMIERLVVLKQSGTIEVSDLPERVFPRPAPSDQVEEQFIGFTDQGVSLSRELEQLEHRLIVGALRRANGITSKAAQLLQVNRTTLVEKLKRKGLATKAQSCLAF is encoded by the coding sequence ATGAGTCTGCTGTCTATACTTGTGGTTGAAGACGATGAAGGGGTGCAGAGCTTGCTTCGCAGGCTCTTGACGCAAGAGGGCCATCAGGTCACGGTGGTCGGGAACGGACAGGATGCGATTCGAGTCGCCCAAGAGATTTCCGTTCATGTGCTGCTGACGGATCTGAAGCTACCCGATATCGATGGTCTGGCCGTCCTGGAGCGCATTCTGCAGATCGATTCGAAGGTGATCGGTATCGTGATGACCGGTTATGGCTCGATCGACGGTGCGGTGAAGGCGATGAAGGTCGGCGCATTCGATTTCCTCACAAAGCCATTCGAGAATGAGTCGGTGATTGCCGTCATCAATAAAGCGTTGGAGGCGCATCGTCGTGGTCTGGATACTCGTGGTTCACGGAAATCTGCGCGCGTTCCTTATCGGGCTGAACAGTTGGTCGGCACCAGTGAACCGATCAAGCGCGTCTTGGATTTTGTCTCGAAGGTAGCGGACCATGACAGCACGGTGTTGATTCAGGGCGAGAGCGGGACCGGTAAAGAGTTGGTCGCGCGGATGTTGCACTTTAACAGTATCCGGAAAGACCGCCCGTTCGTGCCCGTCAATTGTGGTGCCATCCCCGAAAATCTTCTTGAATCCGAGTTATTCGGCCATGAGAAGGGAGCCTTTACCGGCGCCGCCCACACGCGGATCGGGCGTTTTGAATTGGCGCATGGCGGGACGATCTTTCTCGACGAAATCGGTGAGTTGAGCCTCGGGTTACAAGTGAAGCTGCTTCGCGTCTTGCAAGAACGTTCCTTTGAGCGGGTGGGGGGCACGAAAACCATCGACGTGGATGTTCGTGTCGTCGCTGCCACAAATCAAGATTTGGAACAGGCCGTCGAGCACAAGCGTTTCCGGCAGGACCTGTATTACCGTCTGAATGTGATTCCCATCACGACGCCTTCCCTGAAGGAGCGACGGAGCGACATCCCGCAGTTGGTCAATCATTTCATGGAGCGGTTGAATCGTACCAAGCAGACAGCCATTACAGGTTGTTCCCCGGAGGCGATGACCTGTCTGATGGGACATCACTGGCCGGGAAATATCCGTGAGTTGGAAAACATGATTGAGCGTCTGGTGGTACTGAAACAATCGGGAACCATCGAGGTCTCCGATCTTCCCGAGCGTGTCTTTCCGCGACCGGCGCCGTCGGATCAGGTTGAGGAGCAGTTCATTGGATTTACCGACCAGGGGGTGAGTCTGTCACGAGAACTCGAGCAGCTCGAGCATCGTCTCATCGTCGGAGCGCTTCGCCGAGCCAACGGGATTACCAGTAAAGCCGCCCAGCTGCTTCAGGTCAACCGCACGACGCTTGTCGAGAAATTGAAGCGAAAAGGGCTTGCTACGAAAGCACAGAGCTGCCTTGCCTTTTAG
- a CDS encoding tetratricopeptide repeat protein, whose protein sequence is MKITTSCHWLLACLLTQGFPLDAAAATESQSSSAAALPLQAGEVQATAPAAISRLTLPDEGPRYDYLAEGSNSLQFQEAIASFKHGEYALAREGFSALVKQDTDSRLIPSIKAFLAEIALREDPTTRGRSEAILQYRAQVRQYPKDPNTSRALWRIGDLYVEMGWLQEAIIAYEYATSHVQLRADADRSLLSLGVILESRERWVEAERAFESVRKRTSDDRVLRRSTLGLANALYALQRKREAQPLYDMLYQRWPDLLKNEPQYLQQYGDVLVGTNERQRARAIDILLYNLYPSHQYAGAALVRLGDSHRQQNQSTHAELFYHVAQERYVGMPAAVLARMRLAQMAEQPVQSEKGSVPNSDKGTVSQSDESVNASNGVKVYQEIAKTYQGDVLGSEALFHLAEHYELRGDPLRAIQIYQDVARRAGTIQDDPWPQMAGRHLTGILKPQLEAALKAGKDVLAVALFHNHGHAPEHQYAGTKTLLAVADTHRRLGFSIQASRLYQLLVRDRKAAALHEAALIGLGESYVDQRMYAAARNVFENFRLQYPQSPQTMPVLRQLTTAMLEQGDRPGAIRLMRQWLRTHPKAQERGWMQLTLARTLAADHQPAEAVAAFEEAARNKFMQSQGDRLLLADLLTSLRKHQQAVDLYQKILASNPAPDQAEWARLQIVRNLATQKLHGPVRAVLTPGAGTGDPFLYRAAEAIQASIRVSTDKEGG, encoded by the coding sequence ATGAAAATCACGACATCTTGCCATTGGTTGCTCGCCTGTCTGCTTACGCAGGGTTTCCCGTTGGATGCCGCTGCGGCAACGGAGAGTCAATCCTCTTCTGCTGCAGCATTGCCTCTTCAGGCGGGAGAGGTTCAGGCGACTGCTCCAGCAGCGATCTCACGGCTCACGTTACCCGATGAAGGGCCCCGCTACGACTATCTTGCAGAAGGATCGAACTCGCTGCAGTTTCAAGAGGCGATTGCCTCATTTAAACATGGGGAATATGCCCTGGCCCGCGAAGGATTCTCCGCACTCGTCAAGCAGGATACTGATAGCCGACTGATCCCATCGATCAAGGCATTTTTGGCAGAGATCGCGTTGCGTGAAGATCCGACGACTCGCGGGCGGTCCGAAGCCATTCTCCAATATCGAGCTCAGGTTCGTCAGTATCCGAAAGATCCGAATACCTCCCGTGCGCTCTGGAGGATCGGAGATCTGTATGTCGAAATGGGATGGTTGCAGGAGGCCATTATCGCTTATGAATATGCCACATCGCATGTACAGCTTCGAGCCGATGCAGACCGATCCCTGTTGAGTTTGGGCGTCATTCTTGAATCACGAGAACGTTGGGTGGAGGCGGAACGGGCGTTCGAGTCGGTCCGGAAGCGCACGAGCGACGATCGAGTCCTCAGACGTTCGACATTGGGATTGGCCAACGCCCTGTACGCGCTCCAGCGCAAGCGAGAGGCCCAACCCCTCTACGACATGCTCTACCAACGCTGGCCAGATCTCCTTAAAAATGAACCGCAGTATTTACAGCAGTATGGCGATGTGCTCGTCGGCACGAACGAGCGGCAGCGCGCCCGTGCCATCGACATCCTGCTGTATAACCTGTATCCGTCGCACCAGTATGCCGGCGCGGCCCTCGTGCGCCTCGGCGACAGTCACCGCCAGCAGAATCAGTCAACCCATGCGGAGCTGTTCTACCACGTCGCGCAGGAGCGGTACGTGGGCATGCCGGCCGCCGTGCTTGCTCGTATGCGCCTGGCGCAGATGGCGGAGCAGCCTGTTCAGTCCGAGAAGGGCTCCGTGCCGAACAGCGACAAGGGGACGGTAAGCCAGAGCGACGAGTCCGTGAACGCATCCAATGGCGTGAAGGTTTACCAGGAGATTGCCAAGACCTATCAGGGAGATGTCCTCGGGAGTGAAGCGCTGTTCCATCTGGCGGAACATTACGAGTTGCGAGGCGATCCGTTACGTGCCATCCAGATCTATCAAGACGTCGCGAGACGGGCTGGTACCATTCAAGACGATCCATGGCCTCAGATGGCGGGACGTCATCTGACCGGCATCTTGAAGCCCCAATTGGAAGCCGCACTCAAAGCCGGGAAAGATGTTCTGGCGGTGGCTCTGTTCCACAACCACGGACATGCGCCGGAGCATCAATATGCCGGGACGAAGACCTTGTTGGCCGTCGCGGACACCCATCGCCGTCTGGGCTTCTCCATCCAAGCATCGCGCCTCTATCAATTGCTGGTGCGGGATCGAAAGGCAGCCGCGCTGCACGAGGCGGCGCTTATCGGTCTTGGCGAGAGTTATGTGGATCAGCGGATGTATGCCGCCGCTCGGAACGTGTTCGAGAATTTTCGCCTGCAATACCCGCAGAGTCCACAGACGATGCCGGTGCTGCGGCAATTGACCACGGCTATGCTTGAGCAAGGCGACCGTCCCGGCGCGATTAGACTGATGCGGCAATGGCTCCGGACACATCCCAAGGCGCAGGAGCGGGGGTGGATGCAACTGACCTTGGCGAGAACGCTGGCCGCCGATCATCAACCGGCCGAGGCCGTGGCGGCATTCGAAGAGGCGGCACGCAACAAATTTATGCAGTCGCAAGGGGATCGACTCCTGTTAGCGGACCTCTTGACCTCCCTGAGAAAACATCAGCAGGCCGTCGATCTGTATCAGAAAATTCTGGCGTCGAACCCGGCACCTGATCAGGCCGAATGGGCGCGCTTGCAGATCGTCAGAAATCTCGCCACGCAGAAGTTGCATGGTCCGGTGCGCGCGGTCTTGACGCCAGGCGCCGGGACTGGCGATCCGTTCTTGTATCGGGCAGCGGAAGCGATACAGGCCAGTATCCGCGTCTCCACCGACAAAGAAGGAGGATGA
- a CDS encoding ATP-binding protein — MNGHPVSAQMDSDLLHEAFRSFDDAAATLQQSYQTLTSRLEQLDVELADRNEALRKNLRVNEELREHLTAIVESLSTGLLVMDEAGTITRCNQAGTQLLGLAHEQIIGRSLATCLKDAHLDGDVYPLTTQQGAAVSLSQRALQTSDGRQAGSLALIQDVTAMRELEDRLQRRNRLAAMGEMVGRIAHEIRNPLGSIELFASMLRRDLHDAPAMRGYAEHISSSVHMMNRLLTNLLLYTKPDCSHGERHETEALMLNALTLAAHAVAGARVDIRLDVNPLASHMWCDAGQMKQVLLNLILNSIHAMPNGGTLTLSARPAAEATSGGAGICLSVSDTGIGIPAAQRSRIFDPFFTTRDEGTGLGLAIVHAIVEGHRGRIDVESEEGRGTTFTIVLPNHHATSPLPIQKSPVLSFSEGYPASELIAERLLVGEETSA, encoded by the coding sequence ATGAATGGACATCCGGTTTCGGCACAGATGGATAGCGATTTGCTGCACGAAGCCTTTCGAAGCTTCGACGATGCGGCGGCGACGCTCCAACAGTCCTATCAGACGTTGACGTCCCGGTTGGAGCAGCTCGACGTCGAACTCGCCGACCGCAACGAGGCGCTGCGAAAGAATTTACGTGTCAATGAAGAGTTGCGCGAGCATTTGACGGCGATCGTGGAGTCTCTGTCGACCGGTCTGCTCGTCATGGATGAAGCCGGCACTATTACGCGCTGTAACCAAGCCGGCACACAATTGCTCGGATTGGCGCACGAACAAATCATCGGACGTTCCTTGGCCACCTGCCTCAAAGACGCGCATTTGGACGGTGATGTCTATCCCCTGACCACGCAACAGGGTGCCGCGGTGTCTCTCTCGCAACGTGCCTTGCAGACGAGCGACGGACGCCAGGCGGGGAGCTTGGCTTTGATTCAGGATGTGACGGCCATGCGAGAGCTAGAGGATCGGCTGCAACGCCGTAATCGCCTCGCGGCCATGGGCGAAATGGTTGGACGGATCGCCCACGAAATTCGGAATCCGCTCGGCAGCATCGAACTGTTCGCGTCGATGCTGCGCCGCGATTTACACGATGCGCCGGCAATGCGCGGCTATGCCGAACACATCTCGTCGTCGGTCCACATGATGAATCGTCTCCTCACGAACCTGCTGCTCTATACCAAGCCCGACTGTTCCCATGGAGAACGCCATGAGACGGAAGCCCTGATGTTGAATGCCTTGACCCTGGCCGCCCATGCCGTCGCCGGCGCCAGAGTGGATATTCGTCTGGATGTCAATCCATTAGCATCACACATGTGGTGCGATGCCGGGCAGATGAAGCAAGTGCTCCTCAACTTGATCCTGAACAGCATCCACGCCATGCCGAACGGTGGAACCTTGACGTTGTCGGCGAGACCGGCTGCGGAGGCGACATCCGGCGGAGCAGGTATCTGTCTTTCGGTGTCGGATACGGGTATCGGCATCCCGGCGGCGCAGCGTTCAAGGATCTTCGATCCCTTCTTCACCACCAGGGATGAAGGCACCGGGTTAGGTCTGGCTATCGTCCACGCGATTGTCGAAGGGCATCGTGGCCGAATCGACGTCGAGAGTGAGGAAGGACGCGGCACCACATTTACCATCGTACTCCCGAATCATCATGCGACGAGCCCTCTGCCGATACAGAAATCACCTGTTCTCTCGTTCTCGGAAGGGTACCCTGCGTCGGAGTTGATCGCTGAACGACTGCTTGTTGGAGAGGAGACATCGGCATGA
- a CDS encoding sigma-54 dependent transcriptional regulator, with amino-acid sequence MTDHNTESPVADVPAQAERILIVDDDPSMRMALMESVRRLGYDVQGAMDGADAVELVGRYKPWLVVTDLKMPRLGGLDLIKEIKSRSPQTLMVLMTAYGTVETAVEAMKYGASDYILKPFSTDLLERVIANLKACGADASMSPAVPIDQRSILTQDPGMARLLSTVEGVAASQATVLIHGESGTGKELLARFIHSRSPRAHRPFIAVNCAALPDGLLESELFGHERGAFTGAIMKKLGKFEMAHTGTLLLDEISEMNMSLQAKLLRVIQEREVDRVGGREPVSVNIRLIATTNRSLYHEVEQGRFREDLYYRLNVFPITVPPLRERPADIPLLVRHFVAVSSARNGLPQPAVSAAAYAVLQERRWKGNVRELENVMERAVLLAGNEPILPSHLLLEAGAQPAASVPVPSVPQSSVNGSLWEMERELIFQTLARVHENRTHAAKELGISIRTLRNKLREYRGETCPVSA; translated from the coding sequence ATGACCGACCATAATACAGAATCTCCGGTGGCGGATGTTCCTGCACAAGCTGAACGAATTTTAATCGTCGACGATGATCCTTCCATGCGGATGGCCTTAATGGAGTCTGTTCGCCGGCTGGGTTACGACGTACAGGGTGCGATGGATGGCGCCGATGCCGTCGAGCTGGTTGGCCGTTATAAACCCTGGTTAGTGGTCACCGATTTAAAAATGCCACGGCTCGGTGGACTCGACTTGATCAAGGAGATCAAAAGCCGTTCGCCGCAGACATTGATGGTGCTGATGACCGCCTATGGGACCGTGGAAACTGCCGTGGAGGCGATGAAGTACGGAGCGAGCGATTACATTCTCAAGCCGTTCTCGACCGACTTACTGGAGCGGGTCATTGCCAATCTCAAAGCCTGTGGCGCGGATGCCTCGATGTCCCCGGCTGTGCCGATCGATCAGCGGTCGATCCTGACACAAGATCCCGGCATGGCAAGGCTCCTCAGTACCGTTGAAGGAGTCGCGGCAAGCCAAGCCACTGTCCTCATCCATGGAGAGAGCGGTACGGGAAAAGAGTTGCTGGCGCGCTTTATTCACAGCCGAAGCCCACGTGCCCATCGTCCCTTTATCGCCGTGAATTGCGCGGCATTACCGGATGGGCTTCTGGAGAGCGAATTATTCGGCCATGAGCGAGGCGCCTTTACCGGGGCGATCATGAAGAAACTCGGTAAGTTCGAGATGGCACATACCGGCACCCTGTTGCTGGATGAAATCAGCGAAATGAACATGAGCTTGCAAGCGAAGTTACTGCGGGTGATTCAGGAGCGAGAGGTGGATCGAGTCGGAGGGCGCGAGCCGGTGTCTGTGAACATCCGTCTCATTGCGACGACCAACCGTTCGCTCTATCACGAAGTCGAGCAGGGGCGGTTTCGAGAGGACTTGTATTACCGGCTGAATGTCTTCCCCATCACTGTGCCGCCACTACGGGAAAGGCCTGCGGACATTCCGTTGCTCGTGAGGCATTTCGTGGCCGTTTCATCGGCACGTAACGGCCTTCCGCAACCGGCGGTGTCGGCGGCCGCCTATGCCGTGCTTCAGGAGAGGCGATGGAAAGGGAATGTGCGCGAGTTGGAGAATGTCATGGAGCGCGCCGTGTTGTTAGCCGGGAACGAGCCGATTCTCCCGAGCCATTTATTGCTGGAGGCCGGCGCCCAACCAGCCGCCTCTGTGCCAGTCCCGTCCGTACCGCAGTCTTCTGTGAATGGATCGTTGTGGGAAATGGAGCGCGAGCTGATTTTTCAAACCTTGGCTCGTGTGCATGAGAATCGGACTCATGCAGCGAAAGAACTGGGCATCAGTATTCGAACCTTGCGGAACAAGCTTCGCGAGTACCGGGGGGAAACGTGCCCAGTCTCGGCTTGA
- the flgB gene encoding flagellar basal body rod protein FlgB, with protein MMIFDRTMQLVHRTLDLRQARQRVIASNIANEETPGYRATDFNFRDSLQAAQRGQGPVTLAVTQGKHFGPQGDGFQRVVGTLSDVPAGDLPLDANSVNMELEMAKMSDNAMQYNGAAAIMAIRLRQLMGAVRDAR; from the coding sequence ATGATGATCTTTGATCGCACCATGCAATTGGTTCATCGCACCTTGGATTTGCGGCAAGCGAGGCAGCGCGTCATCGCCTCGAATATTGCGAACGAAGAAACCCCCGGTTACCGTGCCACCGACTTCAATTTCCGAGACTCGCTCCAAGCGGCGCAGCGTGGTCAAGGACCGGTGACGCTGGCGGTGACGCAGGGCAAACACTTCGGTCCGCAGGGGGATGGATTTCAGCGGGTCGTCGGAACGCTCAGTGATGTGCCGGCAGGCGACCTTCCCTTGGATGCCAACTCGGTGAACATGGAGCTGGAAATGGCCAAGATGTCCGACAACGCCATGCAATACAACGGGGCTGCCGCGATCATGGCGATCCGCTTGCGTCAATTGATGGGAGCGGTACGGGATGCGCGATAA
- the flgC gene encoding flagellar basal body rod protein FlgC yields the protein MEMTDSMAVSVTALDAQRRRLNVISSNLANAQSTHTPGGGPYKRRDVVFQSTPVTSPFQRTFRQVATGPGAHALDGVKVLRVHEDSKPGQAIYDPRHPDADKKGFVKMPNVNVMEEMVNMIGASRSYEANVQAINATRAMMNKALEIGR from the coding sequence ATGGAAATGACCGATAGCATGGCAGTGTCCGTTACGGCTTTAGACGCACAACGCCGTCGACTGAATGTGATCTCCAGTAATCTGGCGAATGCCCAGTCTACCCATACGCCTGGTGGAGGGCCCTATAAACGCCGGGATGTGGTCTTTCAGTCCACGCCCGTCACCAGCCCGTTTCAGCGCACATTCCGGCAAGTGGCAACTGGGCCTGGAGCCCATGCGCTCGACGGCGTGAAGGTGCTGCGTGTGCATGAAGATTCAAAACCCGGTCAAGCGATTTATGATCCGCGCCATCCTGACGCCGATAAAAAAGGTTTCGTGAAGATGCCGAACGTCAATGTCATGGAAGAAATGGTGAACATGATCGGTGCATCGCGTTCGTATGAAGCGAACGTGCAAGCGATTAATGCCACTCGCGCCATGATGAATAAGGCTCTGGAGATCGGGAGGTAG
- the fliE gene encoding flagellar hook-basal body complex protein FliE, with translation MDQIKPIAIPTPSFGELGTASQGSGGTPATGFMDTLQHAISKANDIQLQASQATDALMTGQSQNVHGTMVALQEADISFQLMMQIRNKLVSAYEEIQRMQM, from the coding sequence ATGGATCAGATCAAGCCGATTGCGATTCCGACACCGTCATTTGGGGAACTGGGCACGGCGTCTCAGGGTTCAGGTGGCACCCCAGCCACTGGATTTATGGATACGTTGCAGCATGCGATCAGTAAGGCCAACGATATTCAGCTGCAAGCCAGCCAGGCCACAGATGCGCTGATGACCGGCCAGTCGCAGAACGTGCATGGGACGATGGTCGCGTTACAGGAGGCGGATATCTCCTTCCAGCTGATGATGCAGATCCGGAACAAGCTGGTGTCGGCCTATGAAGAAATTCAACGGATGCAGATGTAA
- the fliF gene encoding flagellar basal-body MS-ring/collar protein FliF, with protein sequence MLSKFSINQRLIILVALAGSIAGLIAVTLWTQQPDMQVLFTNLNPEDASGIVDKLKETKVPYETTGGGTTILVPSAQVHELRLQLASQGLPHGGGVGFEIFDRSSIGMSDFVQKLNYRRALQGELARTIAQMPEIERARVHLATPERRLFGTEENRARASIVVSLRNGQALAKTQVNGIVHLVASSVEGLQVKDVTVVDGHGRLLSSAAGSDDAAGLTGSQLEYQRTVEKDIETRIQSMLERIVGQNKAVVRVSSILDFRKIETTEERYDPNGQVVRSEQRGQEKSNGVNGVSGGVPGVQSNVPPGTDQEPPQTSSTSNQTKNETVNYEISRTVSRIVESSGNIKQLSVAVLVDGIYEGAKASADGKPAADQVKKYVARSEEDMKRIEEIVKKAMGYSAERQDQVQVTNVQFDIATEEPSTQGVEAAADATNPFLPYLRYGVGGLLFLLILFMVVRPLLGMLGSTGTALEQSATASLPASVSQVEAALDGKPRSQLIDMARSNPEATAVIVKQWLKTDQ encoded by the coding sequence ATGTTGTCAAAGTTTTCCATCAATCAACGCTTGATCATTCTGGTTGCGCTCGCCGGCTCGATTGCTGGATTGATTGCCGTGACCCTCTGGACGCAACAACCAGACATGCAGGTGTTATTTACCAACCTCAACCCTGAGGATGCATCCGGGATTGTGGATAAACTAAAAGAAACGAAGGTGCCGTACGAGACGACCGGCGGTGGCACGACCATCTTGGTTCCTAGTGCGCAAGTGCATGAATTGAGATTGCAGTTGGCCTCCCAGGGGCTCCCGCATGGTGGCGGTGTAGGATTTGAGATTTTCGATCGTTCGTCGATCGGGATGTCTGATTTCGTGCAGAAACTCAATTATCGTCGCGCCCTGCAAGGCGAACTGGCTCGAACTATTGCCCAAATGCCGGAGATCGAACGAGCCCGCGTGCATCTCGCGACCCCGGAACGGCGGCTTTTCGGGACCGAAGAAAATCGGGCGCGCGCTTCGATCGTGGTGTCGTTGCGGAACGGACAGGCTCTCGCCAAGACTCAAGTCAACGGCATCGTTCACCTTGTGGCGAGCAGCGTTGAGGGGCTCCAAGTGAAAGATGTCACCGTGGTGGATGGCCATGGACGGCTCCTTTCGTCGGCCGCCGGGAGCGATGACGCGGCAGGGCTCACCGGGTCGCAATTGGAATACCAGCGGACGGTGGAGAAGGACATTGAAACCCGTATCCAATCCATGTTGGAGCGGATCGTCGGACAGAATAAAGCGGTCGTGCGCGTCTCGAGTATCCTCGACTTCCGCAAAATTGAAACGACGGAAGAGCGGTACGATCCGAACGGCCAAGTCGTGCGGAGCGAACAGCGAGGACAGGAGAAATCGAATGGCGTGAATGGCGTATCCGGTGGCGTCCCAGGTGTCCAATCGAATGTGCCGCCCGGAACCGACCAAGAGCCGCCTCAGACCAGCTCGACCAGTAATCAGACCAAGAACGAGACGGTGAACTACGAAATCAGCCGGACCGTGTCCCGCATCGTGGAATCAAGCGGCAACATTAAGCAGCTCTCTGTAGCGGTGCTCGTGGACGGCATCTACGAAGGAGCGAAGGCCTCTGCAGACGGAAAGCCGGCAGCCGATCAGGTCAAGAAGTATGTCGCACGGTCTGAAGAAGACATGAAGCGCATCGAGGAAATCGTGAAAAAAGCGATGGGCTATTCGGCTGAGCGCCAGGATCAAGTCCAGGTGACGAATGTGCAATTCGACATCGCGACTGAAGAGCCGTCCACCCAGGGTGTCGAGGCTGCGGCCGATGCGACGAATCCCTTCTTGCCCTATCTTCGGTATGGGGTCGGCGGGCTGCTCTTTCTCCTGATCCTGTTCATGGTCGTGCGCCCGCTGCTGGGCATGTTGGGATCGACGGGGACTGCATTAGAACAGAGTGCCACCGCGTCATTGCCTGCTTCGGTCAGTCAGGTCGAAGCGGCTCTGGACGGGAAACCGCGCTCACAACTCATCGATATGGCACGCAGCAATCCTGAAGCGACGGCTGTCATCGTTAAACAATGGTTGAAGACCGATCAGTAA
- the fliG gene encoding flagellar motor switch protein FliG: MATQLTGEKKAAILLRAIGEDAAALVMKSLDPKEIRKLGTFMNDTANISKEEEQSVMGDFEKASATGEVSFQGKDYIKTILTKALGPEKAARLLESMNSRVYPGLDALKWVDAKAVSQMLKIEHPQTISLIMAHMEPEQAGQVLTGLPAELRADVAHRLATMEEVQPDVLEELSGALQDILIANSGAQSLTVGGSQVIADILTRVDKATEGGIMAKIAERNQALADAIRALMFVFDDLIKLDDRGMQELMKEVSKEDLPVALRGASPDVKEKFLKNMSSRASEMLKEDMEARGPAKVADVEKAQQNILKVCRKLEEEGRIVISGAGEALV; this comes from the coding sequence ATGGCTACGCAATTAACCGGTGAAAAGAAAGCGGCGATTCTCCTGCGAGCGATCGGTGAAGATGCGGCGGCGTTGGTGATGAAGAGCCTCGACCCCAAGGAAATCAGAAAATTGGGCACGTTCATGAACGATACTGCCAATATCTCGAAGGAAGAAGAGCAGAGTGTGATGGGGGATTTTGAAAAAGCCAGCGCGACCGGCGAAGTCTCATTTCAGGGGAAAGATTACATCAAAACCATTCTCACAAAAGCACTCGGTCCTGAGAAAGCGGCCCGTTTGCTTGAATCCATGAATAGCCGAGTCTATCCGGGGCTCGATGCGTTGAAGTGGGTGGATGCCAAGGCCGTGTCGCAAATGCTCAAGATTGAGCACCCTCAAACTATTTCTCTCATCATGGCTCATATGGAGCCAGAGCAGGCAGGGCAGGTGCTCACGGGCTTACCAGCAGAGCTGCGGGCGGATGTGGCCCATCGGTTGGCGACGATGGAGGAAGTTCAGCCGGACGTGCTCGAGGAACTGAGCGGTGCGCTCCAAGACATTTTGATTGCCAACTCCGGCGCCCAATCCCTGACAGTGGGTGGCTCCCAGGTGATCGCGGATATTCTCACTCGGGTGGATAAAGCGACCGAGGGCGGCATTATGGCCAAGATTGCCGAGCGAAATCAGGCTCTGGCCGATGCCATCCGTGCTTTGATGTTCGTGTTCGACGATCTGATCAAACTCGACGATCGCGGGATGCAAGAGCTGATGAAGGAAGTCAGCAAGGAAGATTTACCTGTCGCGCTTCGTGGGGCCAGTCCGGACGTGAAGGAGAAGTTCCTGAAGAACATGTCGAGTCGCGCTTCCGAAATGTTGAAAGAGGATATGGAGGCTCGAGGACCGGCGAAGGTGGCGGATGTGGAGAAGGCTCAACAGAATATCTTGAAGGTCTGCCGGAAGTTGGAAGAAGAGGGCCGCATTGTGATCTCAGGCGCTGGGGAGGCGCTGGTGTAA